From Deltaproteobacteria bacterium, the proteins below share one genomic window:
- the dacB gene encoding D-alanyl-D-alanine carboxypeptidase/D-alanyl-D-alanine-endopeptidase has product MRRAVMRLTVCAIALLAAGALYASDADAAWLARVRAAANARGFQGGAQSILVVDRASGAELFAKNAERGLVPASTQKILTALAALEAFGAGNQFVTEALVPAPPNADGVVTSLAIRSADPSLTGEQWWRLAFDLRALGVREIAGDVVLDGSQLDAERWHPSWQPVSARAYHAPIAGISANYGAFRVVVMPGESLGAPARVQIDPPVPYFKLTNAARTRKPGGGPPLAVERSLEPGGGERVTVSGAIALGTDRQEVWRSVIDPIGYAGAVFRQQLEAAGIAVRGSIAAGVAPVDARVLYEFDGLPLRTVADLLLKYSNNYIAEALLKHLGRLDTGAPGSWANGATALHARLTALGLPMDGIKIVDGSGLSRDNRVSARLLVAALRHADQSFAVGPDLLAGLPIAAEDGTLRKRAENARGLVRAKTGTLDGVTALAGWARTARGRELVFALISNAHRHGDVEAIAAADDFAAALVRDAN; this is encoded by the coding sequence ATGCGGCGAGCGGTGATGCGGCTCACGGTGTGCGCGATTGCGCTGCTCGCGGCTGGCGCGCTGTACGCGAGCGATGCGGATGCCGCGTGGCTCGCGCGCGTGCGCGCGGCGGCGAACGCGCGCGGCTTCCAGGGCGGCGCGCAATCGATTCTCGTGGTGGATCGCGCGAGCGGCGCCGAGCTGTTCGCGAAGAACGCCGAGCGCGGGCTCGTGCCGGCTTCGACGCAGAAGATTCTCACCGCGCTGGCCGCGCTCGAAGCGTTCGGCGCGGGCAATCAGTTCGTGACCGAGGCGCTCGTGCCCGCGCCGCCGAACGCGGACGGCGTCGTTACCTCGCTCGCGATTCGCAGCGCGGATCCTTCGCTGACGGGCGAGCAGTGGTGGCGCCTCGCCTTCGACCTGCGCGCGCTGGGCGTGCGCGAGATCGCGGGCGACGTGGTGCTCGACGGCTCGCAGCTCGACGCCGAGCGCTGGCACCCGAGCTGGCAGCCGGTGTCCGCGCGCGCGTATCACGCGCCGATTGCGGGCATCTCGGCGAACTACGGCGCCTTTCGCGTGGTCGTGATGCCGGGCGAGAGCCTCGGCGCGCCGGCGCGCGTGCAGATCGATCCGCCCGTGCCGTACTTCAAGCTCACGAACGCGGCGCGCACGAGGAAGCCCGGCGGCGGTCCGCCGCTCGCAGTGGAGCGCTCGCTCGAGCCGGGCGGCGGCGAGCGCGTGACGGTGAGCGGCGCGATCGCGCTCGGGACCGACCGCCAAGAGGTATGGCGCTCGGTGATCGACCCGATCGGCTACGCCGGCGCGGTTTTCCGCCAACAACTCGAGGCCGCCGGCATCGCCGTGCGCGGGAGCATCGCCGCCGGCGTCGCGCCCGTGGACGCTCGCGTGCTCTACGAGTTCGACGGCTTGCCGCTGCGCACCGTGGCGGACCTGCTGCTCAAGTACAGCAACAACTACATCGCCGAAGCGTTGCTGAAGCACCTCGGTCGCCTCGACACGGGCGCGCCCGGCAGCTGGGCGAATGGCGCGACTGCACTCCACGCACGACTCACGGCGCTCGGCCTCCCGATGGACGGCATCAAGATCGTCGACGGCTCCGGCCTCTCGCGCGACAACCGCGTGAGCGCGCGCCTACTCGTGGCCGCGCTGCGCCACGCGGATCAGTCCTTCGCGGTGGGCCCAGATCTGCTCGCGGGCCTCCCGATCGCGGCCGAGGACGGCACGCTGCGCAAACGCGCCGAGAATGCGCGCGGCCTCGTGCGCGCGAAGACCGGCACGCTCGACGGCGTGACGGCGCTCGCCGGCTGGGCGCGCACCGCGCGCGGGCGCGAGCTCGTGTTCGCGCTGATCTCGAACGCGCATCGACACGGCGACGTCGAGGCGATCGCCGCGGCCGACGATTTCGCCGCGGCGCTGGTGCGCGACGCGAACTGA
- a CDS encoding helix-turn-helix domain-containing protein: MAERLVQVRGVRSQRQFARELGVFQQNVNRYESGTTPHAEFLIQLAMKEDISIDWLLLGRGRMRRER; encoded by the coding sequence GTGGCGGAACGGCTGGTGCAGGTGCGCGGAGTGCGCTCGCAGCGCCAATTCGCGCGCGAGCTCGGCGTGTTCCAGCAGAACGTGAATCGCTACGAGAGCGGCACGACTCCGCACGCCGAGTTCCTGATCCAGCTCGCGATGAAGGAAGACATCTCGATCGATTGGCTGCTGCTCGGCCGCGGGCGCATGCGCCGCGAGCGCTGA
- the rsmD gene encoding 16S rRNA (guanine(966)-N(2))-methyltransferase RsmD, with translation MRITGGEFAGRVLRVPPSEVRPTAERVREALFSMLAHRGALEGARVLDAFAGSGALGLEALSRGAASAVFVEKSRSVAGVLAANVAALGVGARARILQRDAQSALRTSLAHERFDLCFVDPPYASALASPTLRALVASGALSARAVLVAETDRRHAPGAIEGVALALERRYGDTLISLYGFENSATDEDGETPA, from the coding sequence ATGCGAATCACCGGCGGAGAGTTCGCGGGGCGCGTGCTGCGCGTGCCGCCCAGCGAGGTGCGTCCAACGGCGGAGCGCGTGCGCGAGGCGCTGTTCTCGATGCTCGCGCACCGCGGCGCGCTCGAAGGCGCGCGCGTGCTGGACGCATTCGCGGGCAGCGGCGCGCTCGGACTCGAAGCGCTCTCGCGCGGCGCAGCGAGTGCGGTGTTCGTCGAGAAGTCGCGCAGCGTCGCGGGCGTGCTCGCGGCCAACGTCGCCGCGCTCGGAGTGGGCGCGCGCGCGCGAATCCTGCAGCGCGACGCGCAGTCAGCGCTGCGGACGTCGCTCGCGCACGAACGCTTCGACCTGTGCTTCGTCGATCCGCCCTACGCGAGCGCTCTGGCCTCGCCCACGCTGCGCGCGCTGGTCGCGAGCGGTGCGCTTTCGGCACGCGCCGTGCTGGTGGCCGAAACCGATCGCCGGCATGCTCCCGGCGCGATCGAGGGCGTCGCGCTTGCGCTGGAACGGCGTTACGGCGACACCCTCATCTCGTTGTACGGCTTCGAGAATTCCGCAACCGACGAGGATGGAGAGACGCCCGCATGA
- the coaD gene encoding pantetheine-phosphate adenylyltransferase has product MSHEPGLALFPASFDPLTNGHLDLVLRASRVFPRLIVAIAHNVNKKGTFTVEERLDMLRTALGGMKGVEVTEFQGLVVDYAEKVGARTIVRGLRANADFEYEFEMALMNRHMKPEIETLFLMTSQEYFYVSSSRLKELVSFGTAVSEWVPPIVEAYLKKKFGAQAG; this is encoded by the coding sequence ATGAGCCACGAGCCCGGACTGGCGCTGTTCCCCGCGAGCTTTGACCCGCTTACGAACGGCCACCTCGACTTGGTGCTTCGCGCGAGCCGCGTCTTCCCGCGCCTGATCGTCGCGATCGCGCACAACGTGAATAAGAAAGGCACGTTCACCGTCGAGGAGCGCCTCGACATGCTGCGCACCGCGCTGGGCGGCATGAAGGGCGTCGAGGTGACCGAGTTTCAGGGCCTGGTCGTCGACTACGCCGAGAAGGTGGGCGCTCGCACGATCGTCCGCGGCCTGCGCGCCAACGCGGACTTCGAGTACGAGTTCGAGATGGCGCTGATGAACCGGCACATGAAGCCGGAGATCGAGACGCTCTTCCTCATGACCAGCCAGGAATATTTCTACGTGAGCTCGTCGCGGCTGAAGGAGCTGGTGAGCTTCGGCACCGCCGTGTCGGAGTGGGTGCCGCCGATCGTCGAGGCCTATCTCAAGAAGAAGTTCGGAGCGCAGGCGGGCTGA
- a CDS encoding phosphoglucomutase/phosphomannomutase family protein codes for MSEIRFGTNGWRGVLGRDFDADGAERVAHALARESAGARVVVAFDTRAQADVIAARVAAVLAGAGVDARLCSTPTPTPVAARLVRALRADAGVVITASHNPPEYLGLKVLARGGEGAPRALLTALAQRANAKRQPRRTLGAPRAVHDAADRYVEALLALVDRREIARARPRVLYDAMHGAGAGVLDRALRELGARVEVMRGAPDPRFGGGAPDPTPRRLRGLAAAVKRGRFAFGVASDGDADRFALVDARGRVLSESESLALLVDHVAATRRLRRGLAISHATGSLVERVARARWLGVVRTGLGFSPLARALRSGDADLAGEESGGFAWRALGLDKDGMLAAALALEAAAAEPLHARTARLAREVGAAACGRAAIGATAAARRTLSRIAAAPPERIGRARVLAADLADGVRLVLDDGFVYWRASGTEPVIRVYAEAPSRGALARRLSAGLARLR; via the coding sequence GTGAGCGAGATCCGCTTCGGCACGAACGGTTGGCGCGGCGTGCTCGGCCGCGACTTCGACGCGGACGGAGCGGAGCGCGTGGCGCACGCGCTCGCGCGCGAGAGCGCGGGTGCGCGGGTCGTGGTCGCGTTCGACACGCGCGCACAGGCGGACGTGATCGCGGCGCGCGTCGCTGCCGTGCTCGCGGGCGCGGGCGTCGACGCGCGGCTTTGCAGCACACCGACGCCGACGCCCGTCGCGGCGCGCCTCGTGCGCGCGCTGCGCGCGGATGCGGGAGTCGTGATCACCGCCAGCCACAACCCGCCCGAGTATCTCGGGCTGAAGGTGCTCGCGCGCGGCGGCGAAGGCGCACCGCGCGCGCTGCTGACCGCGCTTGCGCAGCGCGCGAACGCGAAGCGCCAGCCGCGGCGCACTCTCGGCGCGCCGCGAGCCGTGCACGACGCAGCGGATCGCTACGTCGAAGCGTTGCTCGCGCTCGTCGACCGGCGCGAAATCGCGCGGGCTCGGCCGCGCGTGCTCTACGACGCGATGCACGGAGCCGGGGCGGGCGTGCTCGACCGCGCGCTGCGCGAGCTCGGCGCCCGCGTCGAGGTGATGCGCGGTGCGCCGGATCCGCGCTTCGGCGGCGGCGCTCCGGACCCGACACCGCGCCGCCTTCGGGGCCTCGCCGCGGCCGTGAAGCGGGGTCGCTTCGCGTTCGGGGTCGCGAGCGACGGCGATGCCGACCGCTTCGCGCTCGTCGACGCGCGCGGGCGCGTGCTGAGCGAGAGCGAATCTCTCGCGCTGCTGGTCGACCACGTCGCCGCGACGCGCAGGCTTCGGCGCGGCCTCGCGATCTCTCACGCCACGGGCTCGCTCGTCGAGCGGGTAGCTCGCGCGCGCTGGCTGGGCGTGGTGCGCACCGGCCTCGGATTCTCCCCGCTCGCCCGCGCGCTGCGCTCGGGGGACGCGGACCTCGCAGGCGAAGAGAGCGGCGGCTTCGCGTGGCGCGCGCTCGGGCTCGACAAGGACGGAATGCTCGCCGCCGCGCTCGCGCTCGAGGCCGCCGCAGCCGAGCCGCTTCACGCGCGGACCGCTCGCCTCGCACGCGAGGTCGGCGCGGCCGCGTGCGGGCGCGCGGCGATCGGCGCGACTGCGGCCGCGCGCCGCACGCTCAGCCGAATCGCCGCGGCGCCCCCCGAGCGGATCGGGCGAGCGCGCGTGCTCGCGGCGGATCTCGCAGACGGCGTGCGGCTCGTGCTCGACGACGGCTTCGTCTACTGGCGTGCGTCGGGCACCGAGCCGGTCATTCGCGTGTACGCCGAGGCGCCGAGTCGCGGGGCCCTCGCGCGCCGTCTCTCAGCCGGGCTCGCGCGGCTCCGCTAG
- the coaBC gene encoding bifunctional phosphopantothenoylcysteine decarboxylase/phosphopantothenate--cysteine ligase CoaBC, giving the protein MSKRRVLLVVSGGIAGYKTPELVRALSKNGHAVRCVMTEAAKQFVAPLALQAVSGEPVRSALFDLGEESRIGHIELADWADLVLVAPATADLLAKMAHGLADDLASTLLLATRAPVLAAPAMNVNMWSHAATQANLATLRARGVRFVGPEAGELACGWEGMGRMSEPAAIAAQVDLALAPKSLAGVRVVVTAGGTREPLDPVRAITNRSSGKMGFALAAEAALRGAESVLIAGQTSLPTPAGVTRIDVESAFDMREAVLREQASAGIVVMAAAVADFRPARASERKIKKEELGESAGLTLELVANPDILAEISRARGARVVVGFAAESHDVLAAARRKLARKGCDLLVANDISRSDAGFETDHNAVMLLTPDGEVEELPLLPKSEVAARIFDRIEKLRDGRRA; this is encoded by the coding sequence ATGAGCAAGCGGCGAGTTCTGTTGGTCGTGAGCGGCGGCATCGCGGGCTACAAGACGCCAGAGCTGGTGCGGGCCCTCTCTAAGAATGGGCACGCGGTGCGCTGCGTGATGACCGAGGCCGCGAAGCAGTTCGTGGCGCCGCTCGCGCTGCAGGCGGTCTCGGGCGAGCCGGTGCGCAGCGCGCTCTTCGACCTCGGCGAGGAGAGCCGCATCGGGCACATCGAGCTGGCGGACTGGGCGGACCTCGTGCTCGTCGCGCCTGCCACGGCCGACCTGCTCGCGAAGATGGCCCACGGCCTGGCGGACGATCTCGCGAGCACGCTGCTGCTCGCGACGCGCGCCCCGGTGCTCGCCGCGCCCGCAATGAACGTGAACATGTGGAGCCACGCCGCGACGCAGGCGAATCTCGCGACGCTGCGGGCGCGCGGCGTGCGCTTCGTGGGCCCCGAAGCGGGCGAGCTCGCATGCGGCTGGGAGGGCATGGGCCGCATGAGCGAGCCCGCCGCGATCGCCGCGCAGGTGGACCTCGCCCTCGCGCCGAAGAGCCTCGCGGGCGTACGCGTCGTCGTGACCGCGGGCGGCACGCGCGAGCCGCTCGATCCCGTGCGCGCGATCACGAACCGCTCGTCGGGCAAGATGGGCTTCGCGCTCGCGGCGGAAGCGGCGCTGCGCGGCGCCGAGAGCGTGCTCATCGCCGGGCAGACCTCGCTCCCGACACCCGCCGGAGTGACGCGCATCGACGTCGAGTCTGCGTTCGACATGCGCGAGGCGGTACTGCGCGAGCAGGCGAGCGCCGGGATCGTGGTGATGGCAGCGGCAGTGGCGGATTTCCGGCCGGCGCGCGCCAGCGAGCGCAAGATCAAGAAGGAGGAGCTTGGCGAGAGCGCGGGGCTCACGCTCGAGCTCGTCGCGAACCCGGACATCCTCGCCGAGATCAGCCGTGCGCGTGGCGCGCGCGTCGTCGTCGGGTTCGCGGCGGAGAGCCACGACGTGCTCGCCGCTGCGCGCCGCAAGCTCGCGCGCAAGGGCTGCGATCTGCTCGTCGCGAACGACATCTCGCGCAGTGACGCCGGCTTCGAGACGGATCACAATGCGGTGATGCTGCTGACGCCAGACGGCGAGGTGGAGGAGCTGCCGCTGCTTCCGAAGAGCGAAGTGGCGGCGCGCATCTTCGATCGCATCGAGAAGCTGCGCGATGGACGCCGAGCGTGA
- a CDS encoding nodulation protein NfeD — protein MKRALLAALLAASSLVASAQETPVQPAPAAAQPTAPAEPDAPLREGPLLVARLVGTINPASADFLISAIREAEETHAALLLVELDTPGGDLASTQEIVRAMLEAKAPIAVYVPRGAWAASAGTFITLAAHVAAMAPGSSIGAAHPIQVGGNNDRKPQDPGSEEPAPPIDIGLEKAENFTASFIESIAKERGRNAEWAAKAVRESVAIAADEAAAQNVVDLVAADREALLEAIDGRAVKLGAASVRLAVKGAVPRELEMGLLARFLHAIADPTFAFLFMFAGAALIWLELNTPGVGVPGVLGAACLIVAAVSFQLVPFSWLGLGLFVGGVVLVAAELFVSSYGLLLAAGIVCMLLGGSMIFERPDVSDLDLPFWQVVVPAVGAFGVFGVFAMFMVARAHRRPAKLGGEDELIGMRGVASTALAPSGTVALRGELWTADADGRIEKGEAIEVIAIEGMRLRVKRARPRQ, from the coding sequence GTGAAGCGCGCGCTGCTCGCCGCGCTGCTTGCGGCGTCGAGCCTGGTCGCGAGCGCGCAGGAGACGCCGGTGCAGCCGGCGCCCGCTGCAGCGCAGCCGACGGCACCCGCGGAGCCGGATGCTCCGCTGCGCGAGGGGCCGCTGCTCGTCGCGCGCCTCGTGGGCACGATCAACCCCGCGTCCGCCGACTTCCTGATCTCGGCGATTCGGGAGGCGGAAGAGACGCACGCCGCGCTGCTGCTGGTCGAGCTCGATACGCCCGGCGGCGATCTCGCATCCACGCAGGAGATCGTGCGCGCGATGCTCGAGGCGAAGGCGCCGATCGCGGTGTACGTGCCGCGCGGCGCCTGGGCGGCTTCGGCGGGCACGTTCATCACGCTGGCGGCGCACGTCGCGGCGATGGCGCCCGGCTCGAGCATCGGGGCGGCGCACCCGATTCAGGTCGGCGGCAACAACGACCGCAAGCCGCAGGACCCCGGGAGCGAAGAGCCGGCGCCGCCGATCGACATCGGGCTCGAGAAGGCGGAGAACTTCACCGCCTCGTTCATCGAGTCGATCGCGAAGGAGCGTGGGCGCAACGCCGAGTGGGCGGCGAAGGCCGTGCGCGAGTCGGTGGCGATCGCGGCCGACGAAGCGGCCGCACAGAACGTGGTGGACCTCGTCGCGGCGGATCGCGAGGCGCTGCTCGAAGCGATCGACGGCCGCGCCGTGAAGCTCGGCGCCGCGAGCGTGCGGCTCGCGGTGAAGGGGGCGGTGCCGCGCGAGCTCGAGATGGGCCTGCTCGCGCGCTTCCTGCACGCGATCGCGGATCCGACCTTCGCGTTCCTGTTCATGTTCGCGGGTGCGGCGCTGATCTGGCTCGAGCTGAACACCCCCGGTGTGGGCGTGCCCGGCGTGCTCGGCGCTGCGTGCCTGATCGTCGCAGCCGTCTCGTTCCAGCTCGTGCCGTTCTCGTGGCTCGGCCTCGGGCTCTTCGTCGGCGGCGTCGTGCTGGTCGCGGCCGAGCTGTTCGTGAGCAGCTACGGCCTGCTGCTCGCGGCGGGCATCGTGTGCATGCTGCTTGGCGGCTCGATGATCTTCGAGCGGCCCGACGTGAGCGATCTCGACCTTCCCTTCTGGCAGGTCGTCGTGCCCGCGGTCGGCGCCTTCGGCGTGTTCGGCGTGTTCGCCATGTTCATGGTGGCGCGCGCGCATCGCCGCCCGGCCAAGCTCGGCGGCGAAGACGAGCTGATCGGCATGCGCGGCGTCGCGAGCACCGCGCTCGCGCCGAGCGGCACCGTCGCGCTGCGCGGCGAGCTGTGGACGGCGGACGCCGACGGCCGCATCGAGAAGGGTGAGGCGATCGAGGTGATCGCGATCGAAGGCATGCGCCTGCGCGTCAAGCGCGCGCGCCCGCGCCAATAA
- a CDS encoding slipin family protein: protein MEISGVLILLVVVVALLLMGAKVLPEYERGVVLRLGRLSGVKGPGFIWIIPFVDSLTRVSLREIVMDVPPQEVITRDNVSVKVNAVIYFRVLQPERALLQVENFLYGTSQLSQTTLRSVCGQAELDQLLADREQINQKLQEIIDQQTEPWGVKVRNVEVKQIDLPPDMQRAMAKQAEAEREKRSKIIRAEGEAQAAQRLAEASRTLSQEPSALQLRYLQTLAEMSTASSSTIVFPLPMELLKPFFERSEASKS, encoded by the coding sequence ATGGAGATCTCGGGAGTCCTGATTCTGCTCGTGGTCGTGGTCGCGCTCTTGCTGATGGGCGCGAAGGTCCTGCCCGAGTACGAGCGCGGCGTCGTGCTGCGGCTCGGTCGGCTCTCCGGCGTGAAGGGCCCCGGCTTCATCTGGATCATTCCCTTCGTCGACTCGCTCACGCGCGTGTCGCTGCGCGAGATCGTGATGGACGTTCCGCCGCAAGAAGTGATCACGCGCGACAACGTTTCGGTGAAGGTGAACGCGGTGATCTACTTCCGCGTGCTGCAGCCCGAGCGGGCGCTGCTGCAAGTCGAGAACTTCCTCTACGGCACCTCGCAGCTTTCGCAGACGACGCTGCGCAGCGTGTGCGGGCAGGCCGAGCTCGATCAGCTGCTCGCCGATCGCGAGCAGATCAATCAGAAGCTGCAGGAGATCATCGACCAGCAGACCGAGCCGTGGGGCGTGAAGGTGCGCAACGTCGAGGTGAAGCAGATCGACTTGCCGCCGGACATGCAGCGCGCGATGGCGAAGCAGGCCGAGGCCGAGCGCGAGAAGCGCTCGAAGATCATTCGCGCCGAGGGCGAAGCACAGGCTGCGCAGCGGCTCGCGGAAGCCTCGCGCACGCTCTCGCAGGAGCCGTCGGCGCTGCAGCTCCGTTACCTGCAGACCCTTGCGGAGATGTCGACCGCGAGCTCGAGCACGATCGTGTTCCCGCTGCCGATGGAGCTGCTGAAGCCGTTCTTCGAGCGCAGCGAGGCGTCGAAGTCCTAG
- a CDS encoding LptF/LptG family permease, with product MLTIWRHYSARFLRAFLASLAILALMLTAVDAMLHLAALFEEADSPRAALRFLFERAAGAYAEFLIPISAFAAAFWCAGTAALSREVLALKAGGVSPLAALAPVVALALLLGSAHAELVERTGVPAAAALAARRNPNAGDAFVRAGGVWFHAGRVVYSAGTVDEASGVVRDIRVYERDAAGRLVRTIHARRGARLAPQRWEFEDAWVRELEPGAPAQPPRERREARVVLELASDRSPQLRKSELPGLARDELRAYAAQRGDESSGDARVALANRESGPWAVPLFAAVAIPLALRSEERRSLARAAAQGAALVVAYLIARDVGSSFAASDAALASAFPWLTLAAVAAFGLLKLARISR from the coding sequence GTGCTCACGATCTGGCGCCACTACTCCGCCCGCTTCCTGCGCGCGTTCTTGGCGTCGCTCGCGATTCTGGCGCTGATGCTGACCGCCGTCGACGCCATGCTGCACCTCGCGGCGCTGTTCGAAGAGGCAGATTCGCCGCGCGCGGCGCTGCGCTTCTTGTTCGAGCGCGCGGCCGGCGCGTACGCGGAGTTCTTGATCCCGATCTCTGCGTTCGCCGCGGCCTTCTGGTGCGCGGGAACCGCCGCGCTCTCGCGCGAGGTGCTCGCGCTGAAAGCCGGCGGGGTGTCGCCGCTTGCGGCGCTCGCGCCGGTCGTGGCGCTCGCGCTGCTGCTCGGCTCGGCGCACGCGGAGCTCGTCGAGCGCACCGGAGTTCCCGCGGCCGCAGCGCTCGCGGCGCGCAGGAATCCCAACGCCGGCGATGCCTTCGTACGCGCCGGCGGGGTGTGGTTCCACGCGGGCCGCGTCGTCTACTCGGCGGGGACCGTCGACGAGGCGAGCGGCGTGGTGCGCGACATCCGCGTGTACGAGCGCGATGCCGCGGGCCGCCTCGTGCGCACGATTCACGCGCGGCGCGGCGCACGCCTCGCGCCGCAGCGCTGGGAGTTCGAGGACGCGTGGGTGCGCGAGCTCGAGCCCGGCGCGCCCGCGCAGCCGCCGCGCGAGCGCCGCGAAGCGCGCGTCGTGCTCGAGCTCGCGAGCGATCGCAGCCCACAGCTGCGCAAGAGCGAGCTGCCGGGGCTCGCGCGCGACGAGCTGCGCGCGTACGCGGCGCAGCGCGGCGACGAGAGCTCCGGCGACGCGCGCGTGGCGCTCGCGAATCGCGAGAGCGGGCCGTGGGCGGTGCCGCTGTTCGCCGCCGTCGCGATTCCGCTCGCACTGCGCAGCGAGGAGCGCCGCAGCCTCGCGCGCGCCGCGGCGCAAGGCGCCGCGCTCGTCGTCGCGTACCTGATCGCACGCGACGTCGGCTCGAGCTTCGCCGCGAGCGACGCCGCGCTCGCGAGCGCGTTTCCGTGGCTCACGCTCGCTGCGGTCGCCGCGTTCGGACTCTTGAAGCTGGCGCGAATCTCGCGCTGA
- a CDS encoding bifunctional riboflavin kinase/FAD synthetase, protein MRVVRGSAELGAPLTRCVLTAGNFDGVHVGHQRIMATVTSRAKALGGTSLVYTFDPHPRRVLTPERAPKLLTTLEQKLELLESLGVDAVVVEPFDLEFAKQGAERFVREVLHARLRPVEVYVGYDFHYGRDREGSMRTLTELGPHLGFAVTIIPEVKLGERDVNSTRVRELLAEGDVGAAAELLGRSYRVRGRVKKGDQRGRTIGFPTLNLAAENEILPGVGVYACRVRFLEGDTAKWYGAVANVGRRPTVKEDDPVAVEAHLFDFASDAYERRIEVAFEHWLRGEQRFASLAALQEQIARDSAAARARLAAG, encoded by the coding sequence TTGAGAGTGGTGCGAGGCAGCGCGGAGCTGGGTGCGCCGCTGACGCGCTGCGTGCTCACGGCCGGAAACTTCGACGGCGTTCACGTCGGCCACCAGCGCATCATGGCCACGGTCACGTCGCGTGCGAAGGCGCTCGGTGGAACGTCGCTCGTATACACGTTCGACCCGCACCCGCGCCGCGTGCTCACGCCGGAACGCGCGCCGAAGCTGCTGACGACCCTCGAGCAGAAGCTCGAGCTGCTCGAGTCGCTCGGCGTGGACGCCGTGGTGGTCGAGCCGTTCGATCTCGAGTTCGCGAAGCAAGGTGCCGAGCGCTTCGTGCGCGAAGTCCTTCACGCGCGGCTGCGGCCGGTCGAGGTGTACGTGGGATACGACTTCCACTACGGCCGCGACCGCGAGGGATCGATGCGCACGCTCACGGAGCTCGGGCCGCATCTCGGCTTCGCGGTGACGATCATCCCCGAGGTGAAGCTCGGCGAGCGCGACGTGAATTCGACGCGCGTGCGCGAGCTACTCGCCGAGGGCGACGTGGGCGCGGCGGCCGAGCTGCTCGGGCGCAGCTATCGCGTGCGCGGCAGGGTGAAGAAAGGCGACCAGCGCGGGCGCACGATCGGCTTCCCCACGCTGAACCTCGCGGCGGAGAACGAGATCCTGCCCGGCGTCGGCGTGTACGCGTGCCGCGTGCGCTTTCTCGAAGGCGACACAGCGAAGTGGTACGGCGCCGTAGCCAACGTGGGGCGCCGGCCGACGGTGAAGGAGGACGATCCGGTCGCCGTCGAGGCGCACCTCTTCGACTTCGCGAGCGATGCCTACGAACGCCGCATCGAGGTCGCATTCGAGCACTGGCTGCGCGGCGAGCAGCGCTTCGCGAGCCTCGCTGCGCTGCAAGAGCAGATCGCGCGCGATTCCGCTGCCGCTCGCGCGCGGCTCGCTGCGGGATGA
- a CDS encoding flippase-like domain-containing protein produces MSRSRWLDPRLALGLAVTVLAVWWSLRGVDFRALGAALAGADLRVAVPGSLACYAAGLWIRALRWRHLAAAVGELPLGVAYRATAIRFMGNNLFPFRLG; encoded by the coding sequence ATGAGTCGCTCGCGCTGGCTCGATCCGCGGCTCGCCCTCGGCCTCGCGGTCACCGTGCTCGCGGTGTGGTGGTCGCTGCGCGGCGTCGACTTCCGCGCGCTCGGCGCCGCGCTCGCGGGCGCCGACCTGCGCGTGGCCGTGCCGGGCTCGCTCGCTTGTTATGCCGCGGGGCTCTGGATTCGCGCGCTGCGCTGGCGGCACCTCGCCGCCGCAGTCGGCGAATTGCCGCTCGGCGTCGCCTATCGGGCCACCGCGATCCGCTTCATGGGCAACAACCTGTTCCCGTTCCGGCTCGGTTAG